The Gadus morhua chromosome 18, gadMor3.0, whole genome shotgun sequence DNA segment ATAATCTTAATTGTGTTTTGCCAGGAGTGTTCCTTCACTACAGGAGGCTGTACAGTTGTATTTTGGTGAAAGCATTAAAATTAGTACCTGTACAGAAACCAATATTTAAATCAGTAAAAATCCTGTCCTATaattcaacataaaaaaaattactgTAAGGATATATATGAATCATTTGACTGtggtattattatttaatgaTAACTAACTAAATTGTCACGTTAACATGTCACACCCACCATAGAAAAGGTATGAGAAGATAACATGGAGGTCCTTGTTGCTGGTCAGTGTGTtcaccacgtcggtggcacaggtCCCACTGAGGTCAAAGATGGGGGACATGAAGTGGGCGATGCCAGTCTTCAGCAGGAACAGGGACAACCACTGTGGGATGAGCTTCAGCGTGGCCAGGTAGTGGGTCTTCTTAGCAGAGATCTGTTGTGGAACACACATTTCAGTCAGGCAGTTGGTTAGTCTTTGGGTCAGTCAGTGGGTTGTTTGGTCAGTTGATTGATTGGTTGGTCGGTTAGTGTGTTTGGATCCTTGGTTGACCGGTCTGTTGGTTGGTCTGTTGGTTGGTCTGTTGGTCAGTCAGTTGGTGTTTGGTTCCTTGGTTCGATCGGTTGGTTGGTAATTGGTCGGTTGGTTGGCCAGTTGGTCTGTTGGTAAGtcggttgattggtgggtgagTTAGCATCGGTCAGTTTTCCTTCGCCCGCACGACCATACCTTCATGATTTTGAAGAACTCTGTTATGGCGGACGTGTCGTCTGGGAACTGCTTCTTTAGGTGGGCCTCCATTTCCGTCTTGCCGGTGAAGATGGTGTACTCGCGCTTCTCGTCGCCCTGGCCGATCAGGATGGTGTCAAAGTGCTGGTCCAGCTCCTGGAACTCCAGCTGGCCCTCACTGATCTGGTCGAAGGCGATGCGGAGCAGGCTGTTCTCGTGGAGCTGCCCGATGTAGTGAagccctggtgggggggggaccaggagTTCAGCACCACCGTTTGGGCTTTACTTCACATTCACTTATCGAGGAAGCAGTTTTAGACAATGCCATTTAGGAATGAGGGTTGACAAATCACAGCTTTTATCGATATTGGACTTGTGGATTCTGAGCGCTATATGAGCGCGTGATAGCTGTATTATTTAGGGGACCATGTTAAAGGGGGGTAAAGTCACACCCAGCTATTTTGTAGTATTAAGAGTGTTCTTCGTCATACGGAAAAATCGACTCTTCTTCCACCAAAAAGTTGGACCAATCAGATCAATGGAGAACGCGAATGCATGAACAATGACATCAACGGTCAAACCTCTCTGCTATATGGTTGCAGACGACAGTTTTTTAACATGCGCATGAATCAAGAAACTCTTATATTAGAAAGTAGCCATGTGTGACGGTCCACGTTATCAAAAAGACAATCCCAGTCACGATCCTACTGTTTCAGTGTTGACCATGGCCTgatctggtaccgccatcgctaagagctagcaaaggccgttcagcaaagtcacaacttttttcgcttttgggacctcagtggtggaacgagctccctgccgctctcaggaccgcagagtcgctcactatcttccgaaggggactcaagactcacctgttcagagtccacctcgacactgcatagccacccccccccccccttctggccaccattgtacactgtattgtattgtattgtattatagtacctaactgtgtagcaactgctatcatggctgtaacacggggaatgggttagcctagcgattgttgtacttgcacttggttctatgaacatcctttctgtgccgacagcgatatattgatgcacttcttatgacaaatgcacttaattgtaagtcgctttggataaaagcgtctgctaaatgcactaaacgtaaatgtaaatgcaatggCCTCTTACCGACATCGAACTCGAAGCCCTTCTCCACGAAGGTGTGGCAGCAGCCCCCGGCCTGGTCGTGCTGCTCCAGGAGCAGGACCTTACGGCCCGCCTTGGCCAGCGTGGCGGCGACCGTCAGGCCCCCGATCCCGCTGCCGATCACGATCACGTCCAGGTTCTCCGGGACCCTGTCCACGCTGAAACCTGCAGTCAAGTGCACACAGCACGTGTGTAACTTCAACACTACACCACGCCAACGCCTATGAAAGACAGTAGGTCCTCAGGCCCAAATACATTGGGTGAGGTTAAACTACCAGATTCAACATTCTACCCAAGTAAAGTATTTAAGTATATACTAGTATTCCAGTAGGATATGGTACGCTAAACTACGGCTATTATGTCTGCATCATGACTGATTGGGCAAGAAGACAATTGTCTAATTGTTGCTCGAATGGACATTTTACTTTTCAAGTACAAGTATAGCTCTGACCTAAGCAATTGAGGATGTGTGTACCTAGTGGTATATACTACAGTAAATGTAGTGATTTGCTTCTTTCCTTGTACATTTTGAAAGAAGGATAACAAAGTCTTATATCATTTCCGCTTTTGAAAGTCTGAAGGTCGTATGACTAAGGCCCTGCAGCCTTATGCCGGTTTAATTGATCTCCTCCTGGTGGCAGTGATAGTCTGTGATGTGTCCTGTAATCTTATTAAGATAAACTACACACGTCTTTATTACATAACAGATCAGTAGTGGGTAGATACATTATCTATGACACAGAAGGTGTATGTGGTAGATGGTTGATGTACAGGCAGCTGGTTCAAACAGCAAACCtatgaaatatatattgaatTAGATCTGAAGTGAAATGGTAAGCCAAACCATACTACAGATTCTGAGGAAATGTTTAATAAATTATAACAATTATATGTTTAATTGAGCACCTTTCATCCTCAGTGACAACCCTAAGGAGTTTAACGATGCATTAAACCAATAAAACAGACAGCAAGGAGATACTAAATGGCTAAATTAAAGGTGTCTCTGAATACAAACTGACTGAGGCCTGTTTTGAAAGAGTGCCTTCATGCTACGCATTCTGTCGATCTCAGAGGAAATCAGAGAGGAGGCGAAATGTATAGGCAAAACATAATGAGCAGGTGTGGTCATCGGATGACACTGTGAGTGTTAATGTTTATGCAAACTGCCATCAATAGTTATGAGAAGCTAGTGTTGTTATTTTTGACTCTCTTATTGGTGCATGATTTTTTTGCTGTCAACGGTAATGTGAGTGTCATGTAACACACATAGAGCCTCCCTTAAATATGAGTTGAAATAACATACATCATGATTTTTTTACAGAAATGATGACACAAAATCTTAAATCTTTATGTGATGTTTGAGGATATgctctatttaaaaaaatataatttttagaAGTCCCAGAAAATTCATTTATAAGTGCAGTTATTGCTAAATTAGTTATTCATCAAATTAGCCTAATTCTGGTAAAATGCTCTCAATTACTTGTATAAGATACAGTTTATCTCTTTTTACTGATAAATCACTATTGACCATCCCAGAAAGAGCCACTTTAAACTTAATTCAGgccgaacaaacacacacatgtatccgCTGCCCactgtatattgtattgtacgGTTTCCGTGCGTCCTCGGGTGGCGATGGCAGGAGGACCCCTTTACCTTGCTTAATGACTCGGTCCCTCTTCTTCTGATCAAACTCCCGAGGGCCAGGCGGTCTCACAGACTCCAGGGAAAATGGGCTCTTTTTGCCAAACAGGTACCAGTAGGTCCCAGCAGCCCACATCAGCGGCAAGGCCAAGAAAATCAAAAGCCACATGATGGACGCGTACAACCGCACTGCCTGGTATCACGCgtgtctctttgttgtgttttaggACTGACTGAAAGTGAATTTGTTAGTGGCATGCTTCGCTTTTTATAATACCAAGTGCTGGGGGTGTCCGGAAAACAGTTCAAGAGTCTGATTTGTTACTCAAGGGCAAGTTATGACAAGCAATTAAGATAAACCAGAATTAAGATAAACCACAATCtggatttgaaaaaaaagacataGTTAGCGATACCACAGCCATTCACACGAAGCAAAAGCTCTGTTGTGAAGAGACAGTCATGTCATACAGTGGCATTtgtttacattacattacatattCAGCTGACCCTTTTGTCCAAAGCAACTTTCAATAATTGTATTCCAGAATGAAGATATAACCAAAAATCATTTGAGAGCATGGAAATTCTGAAAATAGTCAAAGCAACTGCATTGGCATCTGTAacgtttgaatacattttctcaTGCTGGTCTCATAAATCTGACTTTAGATTAATAGTTAACGTTTTTCATTGAGGTAGGGATCTGTAAGCGCGCTGATCTGGCCAACACAAACTCAGCCAGCAGTAGTAaactgtagtagtagtaaacTGCCTGTAAACATTACAAATTAACACTGTATAATACTGGCCACTGTGGAAATACACGTCTTGGAATCCCCTTCTGATGGCCTCATCCACTCGTGTTATGTTATACATCTGTTCCCAGCCCAAGCCCTGTGACATCTCCCAGAAGAATCTATGCTAGAACATTGTAGGGTCTCCGGATCCGGGATTAGGCTCCCGTCAACTAATGCACTTCCATCGTAAACAGTCAAAATCGGGGAGCCGATACGCACTGGTGAATCATTACATCCCCTTATCTCCGCATGAATGTTATCTGATAAGCCAATTAGCGCAATGGTTTTATCTCCCACCATTGATATCAGGTGTTATACACGTGGTGGTGGACAACTTTATGGTTTTGAAATGATCTGACTGAAGGTCTGACATCTCAACAGCTTAATGTCGATAAAAAACTTGCCATGATGGTTGCTTAACCGACATTTCTACATTCTTAGACTTCGACCtgaaaatacatatatattgtgtatttcTAAGTGATTTTTCTCCTGATGTTTCAGGTATGAGCTACACATGTTATCActgttttcattttatattcatTCCAGTTTGCCCATGCATGGACTTTGTGCGGGAGATAGTTTGTTCTCGCCTTACAGGTTATCTTGACTTGAACAACAGGACGCCCGACAGTGGCCCAGATATAGCTTAGAGCCAGGGGTTTATATGGACACAGATTCCTTTTTTATACTTTCACTTCACTTACGGTAACGGTAACTCTTACATGTCAATTTTGACACATTTAttaagcaaagaaaaaaaacataatatcaCACAAATATCACACTTGGCGCTTTAGACCACATTGCTCCTTGTTATCTCTAGACACATACTTCCCCTGGTGCTATGGTCTGGGACATAAATGGATTAACTTATATCCGAACGTCCAAAGTAATCAAAAGGATCATCCATGCGGCCTCAGAAGGAGCCATCTGATATTCTGAGGAAGGACTTTCCTTCAGTCTGAAGCTCAGTGGTTTTTTTAGAGGGCCATTACCATCATTGCACTATCAACCCCTGTATCATGCCATGGACAATCAGCCTTACGTCACACTCCCCTTTTGCCTGCACCACCCGGGCCAATGCTTCTCTCCCAACCCCCTAAACTCCACCTTCTCGCCTCTTGTCGGCCATCGATAAACGTCTTCAGCGTCTGCAGCTCTGAATATACCACTTCTGATGTCTTCCCATCACTCGCAAAGCCTACTCTTGTTTCCAGCCTCTTGTGTTTAAAATCGACTGTAAGTCCAACATGTTGACACCGTTGCCCCTTTGTCTGCTAGGAAGGTATAAGCTGCTAAGCCATCCTCTGCCTAAACGGAGACTGCAGACAGGCCGCTGAGCACTGTTGGAAGATATCCAAGCTGACGGTCAACTATCTCTACATGGAATAACTTTGGTGTCTGTTAAATCATTCAATTAGGGCAGCAAGTTCTCCCCATTTAGTAACCATCAGGGTTCCTGTCCGGGAACATTGCCAGCCTGGTTAGACCTGCAGCCCCAGCAGACCCAGAAATGCACAGAGGACTGTGAGACGTTCCTATCATTTTTACTGACGAGATAAAGGCTTTCAGACCCAAGACCCACTAACCTGTCCCCTAATCTCCTGATACTAGCCTTGGATTTAcggtttctcctctctcctttatcCCTGTTTTGATACAGTACTCGCTCAATTACTAGTCCCTCACAAGGACTTATCTTTGTACCCCCTATAAAATATATTGTGGAACTGTTATTGTGGGTCATTTTGTAGAAGAATCATCATGAATGAGTCTCTCTTTATGCTCTGGTCATCGTCTGCTCTCTCCGTTCTGTCACCGTCTTCTGGTCTGCTATTGTTAATCCCCATCCTTAAAAAACTGGGCTGGACCCACCCATCCAACAGCTTTCAGCCCATCTCCAAATTACCCTTAATCGCAAAATACACCGGAAAGTGCTTCACAGTTCACACAGGTGATGGAAGGAATAATATATTCCATAAATTCCAGTCAACTTACTGTACCTGATGTCGTCGTGTTTCGTAGGCTTATCAGGAAGCACACTAGATTGGTTCGCTCCTATCTCTACCACAGAACCTGTGCTGTAGCAATAAATAACTAAGTATTTCATTTAATTCTtcgagacaaaaaaaacaaaagcaacagGCCGATAACTGCATGAGCTTCTTCAATTCAATCTTCAGTGGGATCTGGTGCTTATCGTGTGACCTTCATTATTCCTGTTTGGCTGAGAAATAGATGTTGAAGAAGATGACCTTAAACCTTCACTCTAAACTTGCCAAATTTGACCTTTTTGAGCACACTCAACTTTCATCTGTATTATGCAAATCATATAgaatacatttgatttcatGTTTTTAACGGTAGCATGGCCAAAACAACGGTGCAGTAGTTCTTGTTCAATCCTCCTTATTGTTTATGAGTGAGGTCAGAATATATATGAAGGGAGAAGGGCTTCCATGAAGGCTCATAAGGCTCACGAATGCAGGCAGATATTTGGAAAGTTTGCGCCTTTTGAATATTTTGATCTAATATTGAAATGTGCCTGTCAAGTTTTAAATATTAACAGGAAACTGAAATACTCAGCAAACCTCTTAGTTTAATTTGGAGAACTGTTATCTATTGTATGGATTGTGTTTGACTGTTGACTTTAACGTTCATATTTGATCATATCAAACTTCAACGACAACAGCTCCAAAGATCAAGTGAAAAGGCCAAACCACTGAAAGGGGCACTAGCTGGAACCGTTCCAAAGTTCTTCATATTCCTGAGATTGTGGAAACTGATATGGCTCTTCCTGGTCACTTTTGTGTTTCCTTTGAGATTACTATTAGTGCTAGACAGATAATAGTAATCGCAAAAACATACAGTAAGAACACCCTTACACTCTTTATTGAGGCTTTCCCTATGTTCACTGCACTCATTTTGGGCTCGGTCAATGATCTCATGGATCGTTTCTGCtcaaaagaaatatatatatatatggcccAGGCAATTGCACACAaggttaaaggggccctatttaACAGTCTTAAAGCCTATACAGTGGACTCTTCTGAATGGTAGGCTATCCATCTTAAATCTAGTTGGACAAATCCACTTGTGATGTCCCTTTGTAGCAAGGCTGGGCAGTTTTTGAAAGAGCTTGTAATAGCTAATCACACTGACACCTAGTGGTGTCAGAAGAAAGTACGTGCCATGGAGAAATTCCACATCAGTGAAACTCAAAAGTGTTCCAAAATGTCATGGAAGTTGTTAAAATCTATTAATCAAATAATACGATCTGTAATTTATAACTACGATCTTTACGGTGTGTTGAAAACATATTTGACAGAGCCGTTGCACGCCCTACCGGATATAATCTGATCAATCAATTGGATTAGTATTAGTACGGGTAACATGCCTCTTCTTAACCTTTGAGTTTGCCAATTAAAAAATGCCGATCAGTgttgagggaggagaagggagccTTGGGTTCGATACCAAATGTCTGCATCTTACctgtaaataataaatacaattataataactTTAATTTATATAGGGCCTGTTCGAGGGACcgaataagaaaataaaaagaggaTGGCAGAAATGAACTAGAGACCATATAGGCGTGGAGAACATgtattatttctgtttttttttttttaagtttcctAAGAAACAGTGTTGCAGGTCTTTGTCTGGAGGCCTCCTTGGGCAAGATGTCTGACCCTTGCTGCCTTCTTCCTGGTATGTGTATGAATTTAATGAAAGTccttttggataaaagtgtcttctAATTGAGAAAATAGTAAAATTAAGAATTATCCTGCGGATGACAAATGGGTCACTAAATAATGTAGTGACCCATTTAAAATCATTAACTTAACTTCATGGTGTTAACTCTTTGACATTAATCCAACTGCCGCTTTGGAGGCACTGCTAAATTATTAAAAAGTCATTCCAAATTGTATCTTTAATCTAAGTGCgggaaaaaaaggcagaaaaatGCAACTTTATACAATGTGTcaatgtatacatataaataaatatatacatacatttatagAATAGTTTTTTGTTTTAAGACGTACACAAATCTATTATTTCACGTTTCAAGTTTTAGACGTCCTCAAAGTTACTGCGAGAGAAAACCAGACCTAATTGGATTGAGGGCCGAAACGGTAGGCCGGGATGAAGCCTTTTGAAGAGGCTTAAGGATCAGCCCAGCAGTTGTACGTCAGTAGAGCCACCATGACCTCCTGTGTTCTGGCTGGGAAATCCTATTAGGACCGACGTTAAGCAGCCCGTAGACATGACTTCAATGGCCTCACCTGCGGAACAGAGACGATCTcaagaaagaaaaggaagatCCCAACTTTCTTCTATAATTTCTAGAATCCTGGGACACCCCCTGTGCATATTATTCAGTCCTACAAGGTTTAATTCTCATAGAGAGGCAGAAGCATATAGTGCCATGGAAGTCCCTATGCAATAACACCCGACACAGTCCAGATCAAAGCTTGGTGCAGCTATTTAATTACAAATCGACATGGATATTGGTATTCATATCAACAGGCGTATGGTAATGCAAGTCTGCTAGAAAGACCGTGACATCAATACAGATCTGTGACCTGATGCTCATCTTTACACACTCCACGGTAACTCCACTACGGTATGCGTACGTTTCCATACAGCAATCAACCTGAGCCTCATAAAAAACATAGCCGGATGTTTGTTTGCTTTGCGTTGCGTTCTACCACCCCCCTCCTCGGCGGGTGCTATGTTATTATACAGCCCCCCTTGTCGCCCTTGTACGGGTTCTTGTCATCGGGAACGCCTTTGATCAGCATGTCCTCTGCGATGTGGCTCTCCACGTAAGCGATGGTCTCAGCACAGTTCACTCCCACCTGGAGGAGGAAAATCAGCATGAGCATAGCAACTTTTTTGGGGAAATAATGGAGGAGTGTACTGTGGGATTGCCTTTCAGTACGCTTCAGGGTTGTTGATGATACAGGGAATCCTTGTGTGAAGTGTTAATTGACTTACTGCGGTACGAGGAGTGTCGACTTCCTTCTTCAGTTGTTCCAATTCCATTTTCAGGATTTCCTTATCTGACATATCCCGAGCCATCCTGGCTGTTGCCGGAAAACCAAAAGAAGTTTGTTAGTTGTTTGTTTCACTTGGTTCCATTAGTTGGTCCATAGTCCATTGCATATTTCAAATAAATGAGACAAATGACAAGATTTCAAATAGAAAGATAGAACAAGATAATAAAAAGTAATTTATCGAGTAAGTATAGTAATAGTATGTCTATCTAATCGTAAATAGACAACAAGTTAAAGGAAAATTGAATTGAACAATGAAAGACCTGGGAATAGCGCTTTTGGTTTAAGCAGTAACAATCTTTCTGCAGaccttaaaatatgacataATTATCTCCAAAAcaggtaaaataaaaaagcaattgTTCCCAAATTGAACCAATAAGAAACCAGCAAATAGAGTAACTTCTTGAACCTTACCTGCAGTCGAGGGGTGGCTTACAAACTGAGAAATGTGTTGGCTCCTAAGAGCTCACCTATCTTTGTGAAGTCCTGGGGCGGGGTGTGTTTCCTCCTCTTTGACGGCTCTGCAGCGTGTGACGTCAACACCACCTCTGATCCTCTCACGGCTGGCTTTGGTCAGAGGACGTCGGCCCAGGATTGGGCCTGATGTCACCAATCCCTCCTGATCAGATTAAACAATCACAGGCTCTAAACCCCCAAACCCTCACCTGAGCAGGAAGGAAGGTGAGGCCTTCGTCTTAAGGCCTGACTCCTTGATTTGAATGCCACACGGGCCTTGGCATCCACACAGTGAAGAAGTCTGCGTCAATTAGATGGTTGTTTAATCTCCTGCTCCCTCCAGCGGATCCAGATTTGACCCACTCGTATCAAGGAAAGTGTGTTAATGCACTGTAGACCTGATTAATCTATAGCGGCCATATTGGTTTgtacactacatttaaaaaaatatatatatgtatatatatatatatatatatatatatatatatatatatatatatatatatatatatatatatatatatatataattattttttctttgttctGCATTCCTTTTCCTACCCCTGGGTGACATTGAGAATGTATTTCGTTTTTCTTGGTTTCCTACGAATATTCTAGAACCGTTTGGTTGAATccattattttgtattatacACACTATTATGCACACTATTCAAGGTGTTGCCCGACGAAAGCCccactttccttttttttccccctctgtTCAGAAAACCTCTGTGGAAGTGCGTTCTAAGACATGCCAACTTATTAGTCTTTGACTAAGCCCTGAGCAGTAACTGTTTCACCCAATAAGCCATTTTCAGAATCTGGGTTAGACTCATCCATTCGAGATTAACCTTAGACACGTCACTGTGGAATTACCCAGTGTAGAAACAGTTCAGCCACATGCATGGTAAAGCAAGGGCAGAAAACATGGACGTATCTTGAAGTGAAGCAAAGAATATACTTcataatataaacaatatagATTGGTCTCATTAAGCAACCTTATAACATGTTTGAAACCGGTTTCTGTTGGTTTGTGTTAAGGGAGAGTAAAGATCCGCCGCATTATGGGAAGAATCAATGATCAATAAATTAATTGGTCACATGTTTGTCTTGAGAAATGAAAACTTAGATTTAAGAATAAGATAATTATATAGTAACAAAGAACATGCACCCCCACATGACttacattatttattaacattaaatgtcaaatgtttcacacctacatttattatataatcttttttttttttactttctcttTCCTGATATATTCTTTCATTTGCTTTCTCTATTATTTCAATGTCCCACCAATTTAAAGAAACCATTTTATTGATTCTACCAAAAAATTGTGTACAAGATACAGAGTGTCAGGGACGCGGGACgtgggggtgcttagggtgctgcagtACCCCCCCTGGCGGcccctggctgtaactgcaagtgggaaagttttctgaacaaatcaatacatgatttttcattcaattattgacatccaccatttttatgatatttatcatattatcatctcattttatttagaaccatgtctgtgtaggctgacgtaggctatgacgcacaacgcagaactgtccatagctgaatatggtactatgctgattttacataagcatgttggtggtcaacatctgttgtagtgaacattctaaaactggtgtaaaatgttactgccatattaatagacacgttgaatgttatcgttttgattctggaatccagcacgtaaactggttggcaaaaaaagagcaaagacggacggatcacttgacggagaaaccgtcactttcctcatatcagacaactcgtaactctggatgaaaatgaaggctTTCTTTTAATTGTCACTTTCCTTTGCAAACCTTTAGAATTAACCTCCTGAAACCTTGTTATAATGCTGTGTATAACCCCGGACCGAaacagcttgtcggcatgtggttagtgtgtgaaattcagcccagtatcagccgagttgactctaatttccacattgtttacttgctaacgtttgtgaataacagtggctagttggcagaactctttttacacaccagtagagtggagccctgaatgtgacgtcacccgtcatctcgtctctgtaaacaatggatgttgcgcagcatttattatgacgtcattatatagactctctctcagcacccccccctcggactgacttcccgcgtccctggtgttaccccctatgttttattcgatacatttcaacagtgttaccccttatgggtttttcatgacgatagataaaaaacgacagtgttaccctttacgtttcatttgataaaaacgacagtgttgccccttatgtttttttcccatgatgactgatgaaaaacaacagtgttaccccttatattttatttgaaaaggaatattttttatttttttctaatttttttcatgacgaccaataaaaaaacaacagtgttacc contains these protein-coding regions:
- the gngt2b gene encoding guanine nucleotide-binding protein G(I)/G(S)/G(O) subunit gamma-T2b, translating into MARDMSDKEILKMELEQLKKEVDTPRTAVGVNCAETIAYVESHIAEDMLIKGVPDDKNPYKGDKGGCIIT